CGATGATCTGACCCCATCTGAAAAATAAGATATTCCATAAAATTTTATTTTTTGAAATATTGCAGGCGGAATGGCGCGCTCTTTTCAAATTTGCTGAGGGAACTTTCTCTTCGTTGCATACATGCCGGAGTGGCGGAATTGGCAGACGCAGCAGACTCAAAATCTGCCGAAGCTTACCCTTCGTGCCGGTTCAAGTCCGGCCTCCGGCACAATCCGGCTCTTTTTACAAAAGGGCTGGATTGAAAATAGCATTGGAAAATAGAAAATGGAGGCGAATGTCTTTTCCTTTTGAAAGATTGGATGTGTATCGAAAATCGATAGACGTTATCGAAAAAATCGAAGACATCTGCGAGTCTCTAAAGGGAAAGATAAGCCGTTCACTCCAGGATCAGTTTAGCAGAGCAGCAATGTCTATAGCGCTTAATATTGCTGAAGGAAATGGGAAGGGACACAAAGCGGAAAAAAGACAGTTTTTCTGGATAGCTCGCGGTTCCTGTTTTGAATGCATACCTATAATCCAAATCCTTCACCGGAAAAAACTGTTAACTGACATTCAACACTCCGACTTATTTGAATCGCTCGAAATTAT
Above is a window of Myxococcales bacterium DNA encoding:
- a CDS encoding four helix bundle protein codes for the protein MSFPFERLDVYRKSIDVIEKIEDICESLKGKISRSLQDQFSRAAMSIALNIAEGNGKGHKAEKRQFFWIARGSCFECIPIIQILHRKKLLTDIQHSDLFESLEIIAKMLTNLIKSVEKNLEG